In Ipomoea triloba cultivar NCNSP0323 chromosome 7, ASM357664v1, a single genomic region encodes these proteins:
- the LOC116025405 gene encoding vinorine synthase-like, whose product MKVEVRSKEIVRPSSPTPQSLKNYKLSFIDQLALNVRVPFVFFYDSSSGAYSHDHTNTIDELKKSLSKTLSLMYPLAGRVKEDKVTIECNDEGVEFIVADVAEIMSCLLENPEMEKIKQLIPIGKVYEPQPVGKVLVAVQVNRFSCGGMGFGFFVSHAIADASAVAIFFETWASINRGCAVNGNGFVSDQSSILFPPLKDTSAIERSVKMAAEAIEKEEKHMIVKRFVIPANAIAQLREELICKENNKGSLQCPSRAEALTALVWAAVINATPPTQTVPLSCMVNMRSRMEPPLPPNCLGSLAYGATVHCEAAKDGTVVTAEQLVEKIRDSLRAVNDGAARKIYGEGGLLRAAFARGHEMVRNKGCSTTLYTSSLCRQPYYDVDFGWGKPRLVVNLLKNSTVLFLDTIGGAVEVWIGLPKEVMQTLMQNRHFLSYVSASPKPKL is encoded by the coding sequence ATGAAAGTTGAAGTTCGGAGCAAGGAAATAGTGAGGCCATCTTCTCCCACTCCTCAAAGTCTCAAGAATTACAAACTCTCTTTTATTGATCAACTAGCTCTCAACGTTAGGGTTCCATTCGTCTTCTTCTACGACTCCTCCTCCGGAGCTTATTCTCATGATCATACCAATACCATTGATGAGCTGAAGAAATCACTCTCCAAAACCCTGTCTCTAATGTACCCGCTGGCGGGGAGGGTGAAGGAGGATAAGGTAACAATTGAATGTAACGACGAAGGTGTCGAGTTTATTGTGGCCGATGTTGCTGAAATCATGTCTTGTTTACTGGAGAATCCTGAGATGGAGAAGATTAAGCAGCTGATTCCTATTGGAAAGGTTTATGAGCCCCAACCGGTAGGAAAGGTACTGGTGGCGGTTCAGGTGAACCGGTTCAGCTGCGGGGGAATGGGTTTTGGGTTTTTCGTTTCACACGCCATAGCCGATGCTTCAGCCGTGGCCATCTTCTTTGAAACCTGGGCATCCATTAACCGTGGCTGTGCTGTGAATGGGAATGGATTCGTTTCGGATCAATCTAGCATCTTATTCCCTCCATTGAAGGATACTTCTGCCATTGAACGATCAGTGAAGATGGCGGCAGAGGCAATTGAGAAGGAAGAGAAACACATGATTGTTAAAAGGTTCGTCATTCCAGCCAACGCCATAGCCCAACTCAGAGAAGAATTAATATGTAAGGAAAACAACAAGGGGTCTCTTCAATGCCCGTCTCGCGCTGAGGCGTTAACGGCGTTAGTATGGGCGGCTGTGATAAACGCAACTCCTCCAACTCAAACTGTGCCGTTATCCTGCATGGTGAACATGCGGAGCAGGATGGAGCCGCCGCTGCCGCCCAACTGTCTAGGGAGCTTAGCCTACGGAGCCACCGTTCACTGCGAGGCGGCGAAAGACGGCACCGTCGTAACCGCCGAACAATTGGTGGAGAAAATACGCGATTCTCTCCGAGCCGTGAACGACGGAGCGGCGAGGAAGATTTACGGCGAAGGAGGGTTGTTGCGCGCGGCGTTTGCCAGAGGTCATGAAATGGTGCGCAACAAAGGGTGTTCAACAACGTTGTACACAAGCAGTTTGTGTAGACAACCCTATTACGATGTTGATTTCGGGTGGGGGAAGCCAAGACTGGTGGTGAATTTGCTCAAGAATTCAACGGTGCTTTTCTTAGACACCATTGGTGGAGCAGTAGAAGTTTGGATTGGATTACCTAAGGAGGTTATGCAAACTTTAATGCAAAACCGCCACTTTCTTTCCTATGTTTCTGCCTCTCCTAAACCAAAGCTATGA